The following are encoded together in the Ictidomys tridecemlineatus isolate mIctTri1 chromosome X, mIctTri1.hap1, whole genome shotgun sequence genome:
- the LOC101973700 gene encoding Medium-wave-sensitive opsin 1-like: MAQRWDPQRLAGGQPQDSHEDSTQSSIFTYTNSNATRGPFEGPNYHIAPRWVYHITSIWMIIVVIASVFTNGLVLVATMKFKKLRHPLNWILVNLAIADLAETVIASTISVVNQFFGYFVLGHPLCVVEGYTVSVCGITGLWSLAIISWERWLVVCKPFGNVRFDAKLAIVGIAFAWTWSAVWTAPPIFGWSRYWPYGLKTSCGPDVFSGNSYPGVQSYMMVLMVTCCIIPLSIIILCYLQVWLAIRAVAKQQKESESTQKAEKEVTRMVVVMVLAYCLCWGPYASFACFATANPGYAFHPLVAAVPAYFAKSATIYNPVIYVFMNRQFRNCILQLFGKKVDDTSELSSASRTEASSVSSVSPA; the protein is encoded by the exons ATGGCCCAGCGGTGGGACCCCCAAAGGCTTGCAGGTGGGCAGCCGCAAGACAGCCATGAGGACAGCACCCAGTCGAGCATCTTCACCTATACCAACAGCAACGCCACCAGAG GCCCATTTGAAGGCCCCAATTACCACATTGCTCCCAGATGGGTGTACCACATTACCAGCATCTGGATGATCATTGTGGTTATCGCATCCGTCTTCACTAATGGGCTTGTGCTGGTGGCCACCATGAAGTTCAAGAAGCTGCGCCACCCTCTGAACTGGATCCTGGTGAACTTGGCAATTGCTGACCTAGCAGAAACCGTCATTGCTAGCACCATCAGTGTTGTGAACCAGTTCTTCGGCTACTTCGTGCTGGGCCACCCTCTGTGTGTTGTGGAGGGCTACACTGTCTCCGTGTGTG GGATCACAGGCCTCTGGTCCCTGGCCATCATTTCCTGGGAGAGGTGGCTGGTGGTCTGCAAGCCCTTTGGCAATGTGAGATTTGATGCCAAGCTGGCTATTGTGGGCATTGCCTTTGCCTGGACCTGGTCTGCTGTGTGGACAGCCCCACCCATCTTTGGTTGGAGCAG GTACTGGCCCTATGGCCTGAAGACATCCTGTGGCCCAGACGTGTTCAGTGGCAACTCATACCCTGGGGTGCAGTCTTACATGATGGTCCTCATGGTCACCTGCTGCATCATCCCACTCAGCATCATCATTCTCTGCTACCTCCAAGTGTGGCTGGCCATCCGAGCA GTGGCGAAGCAACAGAAAGAATCCGAGTCCACCCAGAAGGCTGAGAAGGAAGTGACGcgcatggtggtggtgatggtccTTGCATACTGCCTCTGCTGGGGGCCTTACGCCTCCTTTGCATGCTTTGCTACTGCCAACCCTGGCTATGCCTTCCACCCTCTGGTGGCCGCCGTACCAGCCTACTTTGCCAAAAGTGCCACTATCTACAATCCAGTTATCTACGTCTTTATGAACAGGCAG TTTAGAAACTGTATCTTGCAGCTTTTTGGAAAGAAGGTTGATGATACCTCTGAACTCTCCAGCGCCTCCAGAACAGAGGCTTCATCTGTCTCTTCAGTGTCTCCTGCATGA